Proteins found in one Miscanthus floridulus cultivar M001 chromosome 4, ASM1932011v1, whole genome shotgun sequence genomic segment:
- the LOC136548436 gene encoding peroxidase 31-like, giving the protein MDTGFASQLNGTCSSDPNAFAFLDPTPVGFHNIFYHVLYSDMRSRSTVDYYASNQGAVFDDFVAAMTKLRMIGVNTPATGGEIRRDCRFPN; this is encoded by the coding sequence atggacacTGGCTTCGCGTCGCAGTTGAACGGCACATGCAGCTCCGACCCCAACGCCTTCGCCTTCCTCGACCCCACGCCGGTGGGATTCCACAACATCTTCTACCATGTGCTCTACTCCGACATGAGGTCGCGCAGCACGGTCGACTACTACGCGTCCAACCAGGGTGCTGTCTTCGACGATttcgtggcggcgatgaccaagctcagGATGATCGGGGTCAAcacgccggccaccggcggcgagatacGTCGGGACTGTCGGTTtccgaactag